In Nothobranchius furzeri strain GRZ-AD chromosome 19, NfurGRZ-RIMD1, whole genome shotgun sequence, the following are encoded in one genomic region:
- the zgc:91910 gene encoding zinc finger protein 706, whose amino-acid sequence MARGQQKIQSQQKNAKKAAEKKKGQGADQKTAAKAALVHTCPVCRTQMPDPKTFKQHFESKHPKCPMPPELADVQA is encoded by the exons ATGGCTCGTGGGCAGCAGAAGATCCAGTCCCAGCAGAAGAATGCCAAGAAGGCAGCAGAGAAGAAGAAAGGCCAGGGCGCTGACCAGAAGACTGCCGCCAAGGCCGCGCTCGTCCACACCTGCCCTGTGTGCCGG ACACAAATGCCCGACCCGAAGACCTTCAAGCAGCACTTTGAGAGCAAACATCCCAAGTGCCCGATGCCCCCCGAGCTGGCCGACGTTCAGGCGTAA